A genome region from Alistipes dispar includes the following:
- the cmk gene encoding (d)CMP kinase, giving the protein MSDTKQHRIIIAIDGFSSCGKSTFAKAIAARLGYIFIDTGAMYRAVTLHALEHGAIRSGIVDEEAVVKLLGETAITFRFNPERGASDIYVNGDLAEGKIRTIEVSNCVSRVSAIPEVRRKLVAMQQEMGRRRGVVMDGRDIGTVVFPDAELKIFMTADPAVRARRRYDELRAKGDDVSLEEIERNVRERDRADMSRAVSPLRQAPDAVVLDNSRMSVEEQMAWFMELFERRIAE; this is encoded by the coding sequence ATGTCGGACACTAAACAGCACAGAATCATAATCGCCATCGACGGCTTCTCGTCGTGCGGCAAGAGCACCTTCGCCAAGGCCATCGCCGCACGGCTGGGCTATATCTTCATCGACACGGGCGCCATGTACCGCGCCGTGACGCTCCATGCGCTCGAACACGGCGCGATCCGCTCGGGTATCGTGGACGAGGAGGCCGTGGTGAAGCTGCTCGGCGAAACCGCCATCACCTTCCGCTTCAACCCCGAACGGGGAGCCAGCGACATCTACGTGAACGGCGACCTGGCCGAAGGGAAGATCCGCACCATCGAGGTCTCGAACTGCGTGAGCCGCGTGAGCGCCATTCCCGAGGTGCGCCGCAAGCTCGTGGCCATGCAGCAGGAGATGGGACGCCGCCGCGGCGTGGTGATGGACGGCCGCGACATCGGCACGGTGGTCTTCCCCGACGCCGAACTGAAGATCTTCATGACGGCCGACCCCGCCGTGCGGGCGCGGCGTCGCTACGACGAGCTGCGCGCCAAGGGCGACGACGTGTCGCTCGAGGAGATCGAACGCAATGTCCGCGAACGGGACAGGGCCGACATGAGCCGCGCCGTGTCGCCCCTGCGGCAGGCGCCGGACGCCGTCGTGCTGGACAACAGCCGCATGAGCGTCGAGGAACAGATGGCGTGGTTCATGGAGCTGTTCGAAAGGAGAATCGCGGAATAA
- a CDS encoding 4-hydroxy-3-methylbut-2-enyl diphosphate reductase, which yields MHIEIDDKSGFCFGVVRAITEAERALGEGGTVYSLGDIVHNRIEVQRLEALGLRTVTHADMPRLAGCRLFIRAHGEPPTTYAAARRLGIGIIDATCPVVARLQRRVKQAHEAMRAVGGQVVILGKRGHAEVVGLTGQVAEPTVVIERAEDLAQIDFARPIHFLSQTTQSIALFEELGAEMRRRAADPAQVRLDDTICRQVSGREAHLAQFAARFDAVVFVCGRKSSNGKVLYEVCRRANPRCRNIEEPAELDPAWFEGVRSVGICGATSTPKWLMQRVAEAIRAMGPESE from the coding sequence GTGCACATAGAGATCGACGACAAATCGGGATTCTGCTTCGGCGTGGTCCGGGCGATCACCGAGGCCGAACGGGCCCTCGGCGAAGGCGGCACGGTCTATTCGCTGGGCGACATCGTCCACAACCGGATCGAGGTGCAGCGGCTCGAAGCGCTGGGGCTGCGGACCGTGACCCACGCCGACATGCCGCGGCTGGCCGGCTGCCGTCTCTTCATCCGCGCCCACGGCGAGCCGCCGACGACCTACGCCGCGGCACGCAGGCTGGGTATCGGGATCATCGACGCCACCTGTCCCGTGGTCGCACGGCTGCAACGGCGGGTCAAGCAGGCACACGAGGCGATGCGCGCCGTCGGCGGACAGGTGGTGATCCTCGGCAAGCGGGGCCACGCCGAGGTCGTGGGGCTGACCGGACAGGTCGCCGAGCCGACCGTCGTCATCGAGCGCGCCGAAGACCTCGCGCAGATCGACTTCGCACGGCCGATACATTTCCTTTCGCAGACCACGCAGAGCATCGCCCTGTTCGAAGAGCTCGGCGCCGAAATGCGCCGCCGGGCGGCCGATCCGGCGCAGGTGCGCCTCGACGACACGATCTGCCGGCAGGTCTCGGGCCGCGAGGCGCACCTGGCGCAGTTCGCGGCGCGTTTCGACGCCGTCGTGTTCGTCTGCGGCCGCAAATCCTCGAACGGCAAGGTCCTCTACGAGGTGTGCCGCCGGGCCAACCCCCGCTGCCGCAACATCGAGGAGCCCGCGGAGCTGGACCCGGCATGGTTCGAGGGAGTGCGGTCGGTGGGCATCTGCGGCGCCACCTCGACCCCCAAATGGCTCATGCAGCGGGTCGCGGAAGCGATCCGTGCGATGGGACCCGAAAGCGAATGA